A single Oryctolagus cuniculus chromosome 18, mOryCun1.1, whole genome shotgun sequence DNA region contains:
- the LOC100345649 gene encoding leukocyte immunoglobulin-like receptor subfamily A member 4 isoform X4, whose protein sequence is MGGGAQTPALTALLCLGLCRVPGDGAQAGMFPAPSLSAQPSLVVASGENVSLSCGSDEAGTAHLLKEGGAGPLHSPEARFSRGAGVWQATFLLGSVDSTYGGIYRCYRAYSSQPYVWSLPSEPLELQVTGMYRKPSLQAQPGPSVRRGAMVALRCGSEEAMDTFLLHKVDSGAPPQRLRVLGSATAAQATFTLGPVTSAHGGTYRCYSAHSTDPYLWSWPSDPLQLEVSGGPEPSSPSRPQPDSPTASAPEDHTLENLIRMGIAGLVLLGIGLLLADAWYSHKRTRAAGQQ, encoded by the exons ATGGGCGGcggggcccagaccccagccctcactgccctcctctgcctgg GGCTGTGCCGGGTGCCAGGGGATGGGGCACAGGCGG GGATGTTCCCGGCACCCTCCCTGTCAGCCCAGCCAAGCCTCGTGGTGGCGTCAGGAGAGAACGTGTCCCTCTCGTGTGGCTCAGATGAGGCGGGCACTGCACATCTGCTAAAGGAGGGCGGAGCCGGCCCCCTGCACAGCCCGGAAGCCAGGTTCTCCCGTGGGGCTGGGGTGTGGCAGGCcaccttcctcctgggctccgTGGACAGCACCTACGGGGGCATCTACAGGTGCTACCGCGCTTACAGCAGCCAGCCCTATGTGTGGTCCCTGCCCAGTGAGCCCCTGGAGCTTCAGGTCACAG GGATGTACAGGAAACcctccctgcaggcccagccGGGGCCCTCGGTGCGCAGGGGAGCAATGGTGGCCCTGCGCTGTGGCTCTGAGGAGGCGATGGACACCTTTCTCCTGCACAAGGTGGACTCAGGCGCCCCTCCCCAGCGCCTGCGTGTCCTGGGCTCGGCCACAGCTGCTCAGGCGACCTTCACGCTGGGGCCTGTGACCTCGGCCCACGGGGGCACCTACAGGTGCTACAGcgcccacagcactgacccctaccTGTGGTCATGGCCCAGTGACCCCCTGCAGCTCGAGGTGTCAG GAGGACCGGAGCCCAGCAGCCCCTCGCGCCCGCAGCCAGACTCCCCCACTG CCTCAGCGCCCGAGGACCACACCCTGGAGAACCTCATCCGCATGGGTATAGCAGGCTTGGTCCTGCTGGGCATTGGGCTTCTGCTGGCAGATGCTTGGTACAGCCACAAGAGGACCCGGGCTGCAGGCCAGCAGTGA
- the LOC100345649 gene encoding leukocyte immunoglobulin-like receptor subfamily A member 6 isoform X1 has translation MGGGAQTPALTALLCLGLCRVPGDGAQAGALPKPSIWADPGPLVAVGSPVTLWCQGSLQAEIYCVYKEGRPQSWVVQAQQDSRHKADFPITMSMSSYHTGQYRCVYQTPLGPSQPSDPLTLVVTGMFPAPSLSAQPSLVVASGENVSLSCGSDEAGTAHLLKEGGAGPLHSPEARFSRGAGVWQATFLLGSVDSTYGGIYRCYRAYSSQPYVWSLPSEPLELQVTGMYRKPSLQAQPGPSVRRGAMVALRCGSEEAMDTFLLHKVDSGAPPQRLRVLGSATAAQATFTLGPVTSAHGGTYRCYSAHSTDPYLWSWPSDPLQLEVSGGPEPSSPSRPQPDSPTASAPEDHTLENLIRMGIAGLVLLGIGLLLADAWYSHKRTRAAGQQ, from the exons ATGGGCGGcggggcccagaccccagccctcactgccctcctctgcctgg GGCTGTGCCGGGTGCCAGGGGATGGGGCACAGGCGG GGGCCCTCCCCAAGCCCTCCATCTGGGCCGACCCAGGCCCCCTGGTCGCCGTGGGGAGTCCTGTGACCCTCTGGTGCCAGGGGTCTCTGCAGGCTGAGATCTACTGTGTGTATAAAGAGGGCCGCCCTCAGTCCTGGGTAGTGCAGGCTCAGCAGGACTCCAGACACAAGGCTGACTTCCCCATCACCATGTCCATGAGCTCCTACCACACAGGGCAGTACCGGTGTGTGTATCAGACCCCGCtcggcccctcccagcccagtgACCCCCTGACCCTGGTGGTGACAG GGATGTTCCCGGCACCCTCCCTGTCAGCCCAGCCAAGCCTCGTGGTGGCGTCAGGAGAGAACGTGTCCCTCTCGTGTGGCTCAGATGAGGCGGGCACTGCACATCTGCTAAAGGAGGGCGGAGCCGGCCCCCTGCACAGCCCGGAAGCCAGGTTCTCCCGTGGGGCTGGGGTGTGGCAGGCcaccttcctcctgggctccgTGGACAGCACCTACGGGGGCATCTACAGGTGCTACCGCGCTTACAGCAGCCAGCCCTATGTGTGGTCCCTGCCCAGTGAGCCCCTGGAGCTTCAGGTCACAG GGATGTACAGGAAACcctccctgcaggcccagccGGGGCCCTCGGTGCGCAGGGGAGCAATGGTGGCCCTGCGCTGTGGCTCTGAGGAGGCGATGGACACCTTTCTCCTGCACAAGGTGGACTCAGGCGCCCCTCCCCAGCGCCTGCGTGTCCTGGGCTCGGCCACAGCTGCTCAGGCGACCTTCACGCTGGGGCCTGTGACCTCGGCCCACGGGGGCACCTACAGGTGCTACAGcgcccacagcactgacccctaccTGTGGTCATGGCCCAGTGACCCCCTGCAGCTCGAGGTGTCAG GAGGACCGGAGCCCAGCAGCCCCTCGCGCCCGCAGCCAGACTCCCCCACTG CCTCAGCGCCCGAGGACCACACCCTGGAGAACCTCATCCGCATGGGTATAGCAGGCTTGGTCCTGCTGGGCATTGGGCTTCTGCTGGCAGATGCTTGGTACAGCCACAAGAGGACCCGGGCTGCAGGCCAGCAGTGA
- the LOC100345649 gene encoding leukocyte immunoglobulin-like receptor subfamily A member 6 isoform X3, whose product MGGGAQTPALTALLCLGLCRVPGDGAQAGALPKPSIWADPGPLVAVGSPVTLWCQGSLQAEIYCVYKEGRPQSWVVQAQQDSRHKADFPITMSMSSYHTGQYRCVYQTPLGPSQPSDPLTLVVTGMFPAPSLSAQPSLVVASGENVSLSCGSDEAGTAHLLKEGGAGPLHSPEARFSRGAGVWQATFLLGSVDSTYGGIYRCYRAYSSQPYVWSLPSEPLELQVTGMYRKPSLQAQPGPSVRRGAMVALRCGSEEAMDTFLLHKVDSGAPPQRLRVLGSATAAQATFTLGPVTSAHGGTYRCYSAHSTDPYLWSWPSDPLQLEVSGGPEPSSPSRPQPDSPTVPSAHA is encoded by the exons ATGGGCGGcggggcccagaccccagccctcactgccctcctctgcctgg GGCTGTGCCGGGTGCCAGGGGATGGGGCACAGGCGG GGGCCCTCCCCAAGCCCTCCATCTGGGCCGACCCAGGCCCCCTGGTCGCCGTGGGGAGTCCTGTGACCCTCTGGTGCCAGGGGTCTCTGCAGGCTGAGATCTACTGTGTGTATAAAGAGGGCCGCCCTCAGTCCTGGGTAGTGCAGGCTCAGCAGGACTCCAGACACAAGGCTGACTTCCCCATCACCATGTCCATGAGCTCCTACCACACAGGGCAGTACCGGTGTGTGTATCAGACCCCGCtcggcccctcccagcccagtgACCCCCTGACCCTGGTGGTGACAG GGATGTTCCCGGCACCCTCCCTGTCAGCCCAGCCAAGCCTCGTGGTGGCGTCAGGAGAGAACGTGTCCCTCTCGTGTGGCTCAGATGAGGCGGGCACTGCACATCTGCTAAAGGAGGGCGGAGCCGGCCCCCTGCACAGCCCGGAAGCCAGGTTCTCCCGTGGGGCTGGGGTGTGGCAGGCcaccttcctcctgggctccgTGGACAGCACCTACGGGGGCATCTACAGGTGCTACCGCGCTTACAGCAGCCAGCCCTATGTGTGGTCCCTGCCCAGTGAGCCCCTGGAGCTTCAGGTCACAG GGATGTACAGGAAACcctccctgcaggcccagccGGGGCCCTCGGTGCGCAGGGGAGCAATGGTGGCCCTGCGCTGTGGCTCTGAGGAGGCGATGGACACCTTTCTCCTGCACAAGGTGGACTCAGGCGCCCCTCCCCAGCGCCTGCGTGTCCTGGGCTCGGCCACAGCTGCTCAGGCGACCTTCACGCTGGGGCCTGTGACCTCGGCCCACGGGGGCACCTACAGGTGCTACAGcgcccacagcactgacccctaccTGTGGTCATGGCCCAGTGACCCCCTGCAGCTCGAGGTGTCAG GAGGACCGGAGCCCAGCAGCCCCTCGCGCCCGCAGCCAGACTCCCCCACTG TTCCCAGTGCGCATGCGTGA
- the LOC100345649 gene encoding leukocyte immunoglobulin-like receptor subfamily A member 6 isoform X2 translates to MGGGAQTPALTALLCLGLCRVPGDGAQAGPLVAVGSPVTLWCQGSLQAEIYCVYKEGRPQSWVVQAQQDSRHKADFPITMSMSSYHTGQYRCVYQTPLGPSQPSDPLTLVVTGMFPAPSLSAQPSLVVASGENVSLSCGSDEAGTAHLLKEGGAGPLHSPEARFSRGAGVWQATFLLGSVDSTYGGIYRCYRAYSSQPYVWSLPSEPLELQVTGMYRKPSLQAQPGPSVRRGAMVALRCGSEEAMDTFLLHKVDSGAPPQRLRVLGSATAAQATFTLGPVTSAHGGTYRCYSAHSTDPYLWSWPSDPLQLEVSGGPEPSSPSRPQPDSPTASAPEDHTLENLIRMGIAGLVLLGIGLLLADAWYSHKRTRAAGQQ, encoded by the exons ATGGGCGGcggggcccagaccccagccctcactgccctcctctgcctgg GGCTGTGCCGGGTGCCAGGGGATGGGGCACAGGCGG GCCCCCTGGTCGCCGTGGGGAGTCCTGTGACCCTCTGGTGCCAGGGGTCTCTGCAGGCTGAGATCTACTGTGTGTATAAAGAGGGCCGCCCTCAGTCCTGGGTAGTGCAGGCTCAGCAGGACTCCAGACACAAGGCTGACTTCCCCATCACCATGTCCATGAGCTCCTACCACACAGGGCAGTACCGGTGTGTGTATCAGACCCCGCtcggcccctcccagcccagtgACCCCCTGACCCTGGTGGTGACAG GGATGTTCCCGGCACCCTCCCTGTCAGCCCAGCCAAGCCTCGTGGTGGCGTCAGGAGAGAACGTGTCCCTCTCGTGTGGCTCAGATGAGGCGGGCACTGCACATCTGCTAAAGGAGGGCGGAGCCGGCCCCCTGCACAGCCCGGAAGCCAGGTTCTCCCGTGGGGCTGGGGTGTGGCAGGCcaccttcctcctgggctccgTGGACAGCACCTACGGGGGCATCTACAGGTGCTACCGCGCTTACAGCAGCCAGCCCTATGTGTGGTCCCTGCCCAGTGAGCCCCTGGAGCTTCAGGTCACAG GGATGTACAGGAAACcctccctgcaggcccagccGGGGCCCTCGGTGCGCAGGGGAGCAATGGTGGCCCTGCGCTGTGGCTCTGAGGAGGCGATGGACACCTTTCTCCTGCACAAGGTGGACTCAGGCGCCCCTCCCCAGCGCCTGCGTGTCCTGGGCTCGGCCACAGCTGCTCAGGCGACCTTCACGCTGGGGCCTGTGACCTCGGCCCACGGGGGCACCTACAGGTGCTACAGcgcccacagcactgacccctaccTGTGGTCATGGCCCAGTGACCCCCTGCAGCTCGAGGTGTCAG GAGGACCGGAGCCCAGCAGCCCCTCGCGCCCGCAGCCAGACTCCCCCACTG CCTCAGCGCCCGAGGACCACACCCTGGAGAACCTCATCCGCATGGGTATAGCAGGCTTGGTCCTGCTGGGCATTGGGCTTCTGCTGGCAGATGCTTGGTACAGCCACAAGAGGACCCGGGCTGCAGGCCAGCAGTGA